The Choloepus didactylus isolate mChoDid1 chromosome 7, mChoDid1.pri, whole genome shotgun sequence genome segment AAAACAGCTCCAAGTTCAGCACTGAGGAAGAGCGGGGAGTGGGGCTCCGCATTCCTTCCTCTGCACGCTGGGGACGGGCTCCCTGAGAGTGAGGCCTGCCTGAGCAGGAGGCTGGGGAGCAGATGAGACCCCAGAACCACTCTGGAGGCAGGTTTTGCATCCCCCCTCTACAGGGACTCTGACCAGGTGCCCGAGGTCCGAGGACTTGCCAAGGGCTGGACGGGACCGTTCGTAGGGTCAGTGAAGAGGCGAGGACGACAGGGGGGTGGGTGCGGAACAGGCACTGGGCCGGTGAGGCCCGAGGGACTGGGGGCGTGGGGGGCACTCACGTAGCCGCAGGCCCGGCAGTGGTGGCGCCGGCGCGTGAGTGCGGTGAAGGGCTCTTGGCAGCGCATGCACATGGTCACCATCTTGTCCCGGACCCACTGCGGCGCCCGGAGGCCCAGCTCCTCCGACTGcagctgtgggaggaggggtgtgGAGCTGTGGGGTTGTGCACCcactgcctggggctggggcctcTGCCCACCGCCTGCGACGGGGATGAACTGCGGCGGGACAGTTCCTGGAATCGCTGctctacagatgaggagactgaggcccaaagaggccAAGGGAGTCGTCGGACAAGGTCACCCAGCAAGCCAGAGTTCAAAGCCCAAACTTGAAATCAAGGCACAGAAACAACTCCCTAACCCGCCCCCACTCGCCGTCCACCTGCCGTCTGGCTGGTAGGTCTGACACGTTCAAACTCAAACCCGCACTGCCCCCTGCAGCCAGAGCTGTATAGACGCACACAGAAGCTCCCAAAGGGGTTTCTTGCTAAAGGGGGCACTTTCAGCACTGTTGTCACTGAGTAGGGTGATGTTAGGGTGGGAGGGCTTCCCATGGTCCCTTCGAATCTCACCTGGTGGGCAacactctctccctccctccaagcTGGCCTGGGTAGAACAGAGAGGGAGCACGCCCCATTTGAGGCGTTGGGTCTAGTCATTTACCTCCCGCTCCTGGGCTTCTCCCTCGGGCCCTTGGACCGCAGCCTTGAAAGTTTCATTCCGCTTTTCAATTTGGTCTATGGCTGCTTGGcaggcctggggggtgggggagggggggtttGCTCATCTTTCCATCATCCATGTATCCAACAAGCATTGCTGAAGCCTATGGGGTGCCAGGCACCAGATTCTAAGCAGGCATTGGCTGATTTAAGGGCAGAGAAACTGTTACTCCCAGATTACACAtatgaaaactgaggcacagagaggttaagtgacttgccccaggCTACCCAGCTAGGCAATGAGAGGCAGCAAGATTTGAACCAAGATCTGACTCCAAAGGTGGTATAACTACTGCAGAGCAACTCCGTAAGAAAAGCGGGGAGCAATGGAGCACACCCAGGACCCtctcacacacagacatgcacatgtGCCCCCCTGCCCCTCAGCGCCTGGGCAGGCTAGGGTCAGAATCTTTGATTGTCACAGCCAAAAGGGTGTTCTAATACCTGCATCCAGGAAATCATTTCCTCCTGGGACCTGCTCGGAAAGCAAACATGGGTGTTGAGAGcatcccccttccctctccctgccGCTCTCCCAGGGCCCCCAGCTAGCCTACCGGGCTTGCAGCTCCAGGGTGCGCTGCTTTCCGGACACCAGGAAGGAGTGGGGGAACTCCGCATCAGCCAGCTCCCGCACCTGTGTACGGGGGGGAGGGAGGCAACCGGTTCATACTTGTCACACTGACACTGTGGAATTGGGGGGAGGGTGAATCAtgcctgagggaggaggggattGGAGGGACAAGGATTGGGAGCTTGTTCCCTGCCTCCCTAATCCCACTGAGCCAAGCAGATGCACCTGCAACTGGACCTCGTGCTAAGCAAACAGGATTTATGGCCCCTGGAATTTCATAAGCAGAAAAGGGGGCCCAGGGGGATGATGGTCCTTGACAAACAATTTGCCAAAAATGGAATTTGGGTCTCAAAAACTGGATTTTAGGGCATACAGCTTTTCCATGAGCTGGCCTAGGCGTAGAGTAAGACCTCCCACCCCATACAGTGAGTGAAGAAATTGACCACCTAATTCGTAGATTaaacagacccccccccccccactttttgtCTTTCACTGTTCTTTTACTGCAGAGCTCTGACAGTCCCAAAGCCGTTATGAAAGCTGCCAGTTATGGAGTGTTTACCATGTGACTGGCACTGAGCTCTCTCTGTACATGTTCTCATGTATGATCAGCACAACTCCTGAACTCGGTGATCAATCTGAACATGCCCCAAGAGAGACACAACCAAATATTATGTGCCTCCTGAGGGTAGAACCTCTCATCCCATGTAGAATTCTTGCCTAGCTGAATCAGCTCAAGTCTCTAGATTATTTACCAACTGTTACAAGAAATATGGGGGACAGAAGAACATGTTAAATGACACCACGAGGGTGCAGTCACAAAATCTAGACTGTGGGAAACTCTACAGGAGAAATGATCTCATTTCCACATTTAATAAATGGGGGCGGGGGGGAGGAAAGCAGGAGAGAGAAGAGCAATGAATAAAAGAGATGTAAGAAACATATCACAAATGATTTGAACTGATTAACTGTGAGAAGACATGGGTCAGGGAAAACCAAAggatattaatttattaaataattttaatttgctgGATATGCTAATGTTATTGTGGTTatcctttagggaaaaaaaagtcccTACCTCTTAGAGAAACATGCTAAATTATTCACAGGTAAAATGACTGTGtttctgaaatttgctctaaaatAATCAAGGTGGGAAGGGGAATTAGggggaaatgagaaggaacatGGGTGAAGTAAGACTGGCTTTGAGTTAACAATTGCTGAAGCCAGGTATTGAGTATGTAGAGGTTCATTGTACATTTTCCTCTACTTAAAAAGGCCCATAACAAAAAGTTAGAGAAAAGAATCCTCATAGCAACCTTGGGAGGCAGATGTTATCATCCTCATTTAGGGGATAAGAGAACAGTGattcagagaaggtaagagacCTACCTGAGTTCACACAGAATCTAAGGGGCAGAATGAGACTTTGAACTCAGGTGTTCAGCCCCCAAGGGTAAGGCATAGGAACCATTTCCACCCACCTGCATCTCCTGCAAAGTTCCGTAAGCAGAGTCCTCTCCCAGGTGACTGGAAGAGAGCCTCACAGGGAACCTAAGACAGGCCTAGAGCTCACGAGCCTTGGGGTGGGGAAACTTTGTTGTCCTTGAATCTATATGATGTTCAAGCCCCAATGCTGCCTCTCTGCTATGTAGTTGCCAGGATTTTACACACTTTCAGAGACAGGGACCTCACTCCCTCCTGGGCATCCCATTGCATCCCAGAAAGCGCTGACTATTGGCACATCCTTCCTAGTGTTAGGCTTCTCTCCTTTGGGCTCCACAAAACTAGGCTGTTCCCTCTAGCAGGGGCTTGGTGTGATTGGACTCAATTTTCCTGGCAACAGGGAAGCACTGTGAGATTCTAAATGGAGAAGGTCTTGTGGAAAGAGATGTTTGGGGAGAGCCACCCTGGCAGCTGTGTGCACCTgtggggcagggggtgaggggtggcAGCTGGATCTAGGCAGAGGGGAATGAGCCTGTAGCCCAAAGGCCAGTTAAGTAAATAGTCCAGGCCTGTCTTGGGCTTCACTAAAGTGATTGCACtaggggagagagaagagggtTCTAACTGGGGGGACAATGTTGGGAAATCTAGTAAGACTATGTGACTAAGTGggtgagagagaggggagagggcaaagaaaggagaaatccAAAGTATGGAGTCCAGAAGTGGAAAGAAAtatgatgccttttttttttttttcgaatAAATATGATACTTATGATAGCAAAAAGGAACTGGGGGAGCTCCTGTCCTGAGGAGTCAGGATGCCCCAGTGTGATCACACAGTGGTCTCTGGCTGCCCAACACCACCTCTGCAGAGGGACAGCATTAAGGTTCCCGAGCTCTGCCATGTCCAGCCTCAAACACTCTCCCCGTATCCAGGCCAGCTCAGTGCCCTGCTAGCCCACACAGGGCCTTCGTGCTAGTTAGAAAAGGACTCATCTTTCTCAAAACACTTTGCTGATACCTGTCAGAAAACTGACTTAATACCCACATTTTGTTGGCAAAGGGCACTTGACTGCCACCTGCTGGCCAACTCTCATTATATAAATGCAATCTATGAAGTCAGCTGCATATGGCACCTTCTTAGACGAGGTGTCCTTGTGCAGTCCACAACCTGCACAACTGTCCATGAAGACCCCAGATACATGTGCCGTACCCCTTCGTTCCTCCTGGGCTGGCCTTATGCAGATGGCGCAACATTACGATCAGGTCAGACACTGGGGGAAAACAGTTGTTGAGAACAAGGCCTCCCTGGCAAGCCAGGAAGGAAGGGGACAGGGTGTCAGAGGCCGGTGGGAGCCATCATGGTAGAATGAAGGCCAGACCTGCCTACAAACCTCAGACTCAAAATGGTTCCAGCCCATACAGATGCAGGGCAGGTAGACCGCTCCAAGCCTGCCGAGCCTGTGTCATCCAGGAGAGGGTGCTGTGCACCCGCTGGAGCACAGGACAGGCCCTGAGGGGAACAGGTTTGCTGGAACCCACAGATGCCGGGGACCACATCCCGCCTTACATACCTTACGCATCTGACGCCCTTAGTTCTGTCTCTGTGTATTTTCGCTTTATGACTGTTTTGGTCTCTATATTTCTTGGCTTCTCTGTGTCAAtccctgcctctttctctctctgtgtcactCTCACTAATCCTCACTCACCAAGGACCCCCCACATACAACCTGCTTACTCTGCAGGGTCTGGGACATCCTGAGCACCTCAGAGGATGGACAGCTAGGTACCCCCCAAGTGAGGCTGCACTTCCAAAAGGCCTCAGTTGGCTTAGGCATTGAGGGATAGGCTGTGAACCCCCAGAAGGTGACTAAGTCCCCCCATCAGCCTCATAATACTGTGCCTCAACCTCAGGCTCCTAGCTCAGTCCCAAGTGCCAGGTAACCCCAGCCAGGGGTAGGGGCAAGGCCCTCTGCCAGGGATTCTCAGAGGCCCAGTAAGTCTCTCCGGCTCAGCTCCTGCCTGGAGGAAGGATGGGGTGGGCGCGTGTGGGATCCAGAAAGAGGGAATAGAAAGGTTTAAAGATAGGTCATTCCAGACCCTCGCTTCTTCCAGACCAGCTCCCCCCACTCTCCAGGCCTCAGGACACACCAGGACTCAGTAGCCAAGAAGTTTCTCCCCCAGGCATGTCCTCTTCTGTGCCTGAAATTCCACCATGAGCTTTATCCCTCTGGGCTGAAGCCTGAACAGGAGACAGTGTACACAGCAACTAGGCACAGGGCTCTAGACTCGGTGACTCCTGGGTTTTGGTCACTCAAACCAGGATTTGCTGTATGACACCAGCAAATTACTTAGCCTTTTTGGACCTTGACttccttagtttttaaaaaaattgaactaGCTGTAGATTTACTCATATACAATGCAAACTCTACAAGGTTACCATAGCTCGTGTTTGCAGTGGCTGATGATTGAAAACAACGCAACATCCATCAGCAGGAGACTGGTTGAGTACGTTACAGTAATGTCTATGCAGTGGAATACAATGCAGCTGTGCAAAAGGAGGAGACCACTTTTATTACTGATATGAAACAATCTCCAGAATTTTAGCAGTTagttaaaaaaaagcaaagccgAATATGTGCAGAGTATGCCACCGTTTATGTGAAACCAAagtaaggaaataataataaaatagttgGTTTGTGTATGCAAAGTCTACCTCTGAAGGCCTCCCAAGAAGCAAAGCCTGGCTTCGGAGGGGAACTGGGGGACTGGGTATGGAGGAGACTTTTCATTGtagttatttttttgtattttttcatattgtttGATTCTGCAATGTGATTTTGGAATTgtattatctatttatctatatatttttaaacaataaaattaaaattattttttaaaggtaaaaaacaaaacatacagtGGCAGACCCTATTAGTCCCTATGTCATCGGGCTGTTGTGAGGCTCTGATGGGAACCAATGATGCTGTTGTGTTGACTGTCCCTGCTCATTTGCAGCCCTCTCCAGGGGACACACACAAGCTGGCAGCTGAGCTGACCGTGTAGACTCTGCTCAAAGTGTGGCCTGTGGACCCGCAGCGCCAGCATCACCCGGGAGCTGATTAGAAATGCAGCACCCCAAGCCcctccccagacctactgaataagatcctgcattttaacaagacacCCAGGGGATTCCGACACACATTAGCATTTGAGCAGCACCGGTGCAGACGGTGCAGAAGGTAGAGAAAGCAGAGTGAGGCCTCGCTGGGGCGTGCACTGCCCCAAGAATGAACCAGGACAGTGGAGACCTGGCAGAGGCTCTGGGCAGCAGGGCAAAGAGCCCAGAAGAGAGAGCTCTAACCCCAAATTCTTCCCTCTCCACATTTGTCCGGAACCTGCCAGGCTTTGGTTCCTGTATTGAAAAGCCCTGCAGAGGTGACGCCCCTCTCACCTTCATTCCGGCCACGTCGATGCGGGTCCTCACCTGGAAGTGGGCGCCCACCTGGATGACTCTGGGCACGCAGTACAGCAGCATGTTGTTGAACTGCAGGAGACacaggagggggtgggtgggccggggcgggggcgggggccggAGGGGTGGTGGGTGGCACTTCCCCGAGGGTGGGCCGGGCACTGCCGGAGCTCCCGCCCCTCTCGCCACAATCTCCATGCTCCCAGGATGTCCCAGGTGTGATGAGGAAGGGGCTGTTTAGCCCCCAACCCAGTTAGGGAGGTCACTGAAGGGTCACCCTACCCGTGGGCATCAAGGAAAGACAGCAGACCTCAGAAACCCACAAGGTCTTTCCCACTGGGGCTCAGTGCAGCAGGGGTTATAAGAGGCTGTGACCCCTGCCCCCAGACTCCAGGCAGGCCCATGCTCCAGAGCTCCAGCAAACAGCAGGCTTTTTCAGTGCAGACTCCGGGAAGTTCTACCCATAGCTAACCTAATTCCCTCCTGCTGTGTATTGTTTATAGCTCTGATTAATGGGAGGCCAAACAGACTGGGCTCAAAACCCTGTCCCTGTTGCTTCCTAGGACATGTCTAGGAAATCCCTGAGGAAATCCCTGAGGTCTGGAGACAGCACATGACTTGTCCCAAGTCACTGAGTGTAAAAGGCAGAGAAGGACAGAGGAACTTGTCCCTTGCTCCTCCTGCAATGCCAGGTAGAGGGCAGGCACGCAGGGCCCAGGAGAGAGTGGCCCAGGGACTTCCCTCCCCCATATGGGTGGCGCCCCAGCTCCCAGGCCCTCTACCAAGAAAAGGTAGCGCTCCAGGGGGTCGCTGCGGCGGAAGGAGATCTTGAGGACGGGGCCCTCGCGGAGCAGGGTGTTGGAAGGGTCCACTATGTCGTCGTCAAGCCCCAGGCGCTGGTACACCTCCCACAGgtcctgcagccgctcctggggatgggggggggggggggggggggggggtgagcgCACTCAGCCAAGGGCCCACCTGCTTTGGGAAAGTTTGCCTTGTGGGGACAGGGATCAGGAGAAGGGGCCAGGGGACGTGTGGGGGAGGGCAGCAGAAGGGACAGGTGTCACGGGGTGGGGTCAGGGGATAAAGCGGCCAGGACATATTGGGGTGAGGAAGGCTGAGGCCTGAGAGGAGGAGGTGCAGGCCCCAGAAGTCATCCACTGTCCCCCCCGGGGCCAGGCTGCTCACCATCTCGGTGATGGCTGCGTTGGAGTGCTGAGCAGCTGAGAAGATCATGTCCAGGGCTTCTGAAGGAGGGGGACAGGATCAGAGGCATCCCCCAAAACTCTGGAGCCACTGGCTGGGGCAGGGAGCCATTGAGGCTTAACCACATGGCCTTAGGAACAGCCACGACTGCCCCCAGCAGCAGCCCTGCCCACGCAGCCCAGCACATGAGGTGTCTGGATGACAGAGACCATTTCCCTCCAGGGTGGCGAAGCTGGCGGCCACTGAAGGGCAGGGAGGAGGCGCTTGGGCTCTGTAACTCCCACTGCTGCCCCACTGACCTGGACCTAGAGGGTGCAGTAGAGAGAGAGTATGGGATTTAACATCTATGGgtatgggttcaaatcccagctgtgcTCCTTTCTGGCTGGgttaccttgggcaagtcatatagcctctctgggccttagtgttcttgtctgtaaaatagggCTAATGGTATAGGTAATGACTGATGTGATAACTGATGGTCATCATAACCATCAGCAAGTGTGCTATGAATATATTGGAGTGGCATgggcctccccagcccctggatgCCCCGGGGATGTCCTCACTCTGGGCGTCAGCCCGGTCTGGGGCCTGGGCTGGCAGCTTCTGGACATACTCCTTGAGCAGTAGCTCGTAGCGTGGAATTCTCTGCACAGGTTCCAACATGTGATGCTGCAGAGTCAGGCTGCTGGAGGCCTCGCTGCTCTTGGGGAGGAATGAGGGGGTGAGAACAGGGAGGGGTGGCACAGGCCACCCCCAAGGGTCAGGGCAGTGGGCAGGGCAGTGGGCATTGGGGCCCATGGAGGCACTGAGCCAGGAGAGGCTCAAGATCCCTCGGGGAACACTGGGGGTGGCGGTCAGGCTCTGGGTCCCCCTGACCTCACCTGGATGCGGGTGACAACCTCCTGAAAGAGTGGGGACTTGTCGGTCCAGGTGGCCAGCAGCTCGGCAGCACGCTGGAAGTTCTTGACATATTCACTGTACATCTTCAGGAAGGGAGCCAGTTTCTGGATCACGTAGCCGATGCGGGGGGTGGTCGTCCTGGGGGTGGGGCATTGCCCTCAACCTGGGGACCTCTTCTCCTGCCCCCATGCAGGGCCAGCCCGGGCCAGGCCCCCCAAAGCAGCCACTGCTCTTCTGGGCACAGACTCAGGTTCAGCCCAGCCCCCCGGGACTgcgagctccctgagggcaggtgcTGCTCTCTCCCCCAGATCGGCCTCCCCACAAGGCCTAGTGTGGAGTGGGGCCCACGGTGGGTGTTCAACAACGACTTGATGTTTGTTGTGTAGTAATAATGAATGCTACCTGCCAAGCACTAACCAGGACCGTCATGCAGGTCTTgcctcatttatttctcacaacagCCCTGCAGTGGGGACAGTTGTTagcccattttagagatgaggaagctgagactcAGGGGTAAGAGCTTATTCAGGATCCTCCTGTGCTAGGGCCTGAAGTTCCCATGACCCAGGGACTGTGTCCACACCACACATACAGCTGTGTGTTCCTGGACAAGTCGCTTACCCTCTCTATACCTCAATGTTCCCGTCTGAAAAAAACAGGAATGATGATAGATGACTTCAcaggttgttttggttttttatttttttaatttactatgaGAAATTTCAAGCAATCATAAAGAGAATATAATAATGAACCCCCATAAATTCATCCCCTGGGTTTAACAATTACTAATAGTTCTCCTTATTTCTTCAGCTTTGCCAAAGAACTTTAAAGGACATTCCAGGAATCtttggcaaaatagatgaagcaagTTATCTCACCACTACCCACTTTAGTGGTCATCTCTGAGAACTAAGAGGTTCTCTTTCATAACCACGATGTCATTGTCACACAACGGATGTGATGTTCTGAAGGTAAAGTGGGTTAACAGGGTAAAGCACGGGGCCAGCTTGTAGGAAGCCTTCAGTTGGCTTTGGCTGTTTCCACTGCCTCCCGCGTCACATGGCCTGGTGAGGACCTgacccacccccttccccaggaCGCGGGGCCCCAGCCTCTCAGGGCCCCCTTGTCTGAGCCCCTCGCCGTGCAGATGGGACTGAGCCCAGGGGAGGAGGCTGTCACAGCCTAACAGGGCCTGGTGGGCCATTCCCCCGGCCTGGCCTTGGGGGCTCCTGGCCGTCCTCACCAGTTGTCCAGCCGCCGCTGCAGCTCTGGGAGGAAGAACTGCGAATGGAACTGGTGGATGGAGGAGATGTTGGAGAAGATGAGCCTGACCACGTCCTCAGGGAAGGCCTTGCTGCTGCGGGCTGCCTTCAGCAGTTCCTGAAAGAACACCTGCCACAGGCACCGGGTCACTGAGGGAGTGGGGGTCCACGCACCTGCCCCGGAGAAAGCAAGTGCAGCCCTGGGGGGTCCGGAGCCCTCTACAGCTTGCTAGGCAGGGAAGActgtattctggatatttaccAATGGGCAAACCAAAGCCTAGAGGTGCAGGGACTGAGCCAGACGCTCACAGTGAGTCCTGAGATGAGTAGTGGGGACGCTGCGTGGGGGCTGGAAGGGCTGACTGGTGTTTTCTCTGCCATACGTGGGGCCGGCCCAGGCACTGAGGGTGGAATGGGGAGTGAGTAGGGCTGACGGGCTGAATCCTGATTTCTATCCCAACTCCAGTCAGCAGGATTAAAGGGCAGAGGGCTTCAAACCCGGGGTCCTGACTCAGCTCTGGGTCGGAAGAGAGCACGGAGGGGGGGGGAGAGGATACCTGGTCCAGCAGGTGGAGGCGTGCCACGTAGGCCTGCTCCGTCTCCAACAGCTCCTGCACAATCCTCCTCTCCTCAGGCTCCTGCCAGGGGGACGGGGAGCAAAAAGGAGAAGAATGGGAGGGAGAGCTTTGGTTTCCTCTGATGGGGACCATGGGTGCCAGGCCTCACAGATGCCCTGTGAGCACACCTCCATCACACCCTCCCTGGGACCACTTTATCTGATAGAATGCAGCAGAAAAGTGGCTGTGCAGTTCTGGGCCTAAGCCTTAGGATGTCTGGAAGCTTCCGCCTGTGCATCTTGGGAGCAGGAACTGCCACGTTGGGAGCCTGACTGCCCTGGAGGAGAGACCTGGCAGGGAGATCCCGTGGAGGGAGGGGCTCTGGGACCACACAGAGAGGACGGGCCCAGCCGTGCCAGCCTCCTAGCTGAGTCCAGCCTTCCAGCCATCCTTGTGAGACCCCAGGCTTATGAGTGGAGCTCTCTTGGTCATTCCTGCCCCAGCCACCCTCTGACTGTGGTCATGTGAGAGACCCCAAACAAGACcaacagaaaaaccatgcagtgGCATCCCAGTCAACCCACAAAATTGTGAGACATAATAAATTGCTGGATTAGGCTACTGccttttggggtggtttgttatgcatcAATTGACAACCAGAATGCACTACTATGATCAGCATCCACATTTTACAAACAGGGaaacggaggcacagagaggttagagCCATCTGCTGAAGGTCGCACAGGTAGCAAGCAGGTGAGCTGGGAGGTGAGcccaggcaggctggctccagGTGCACATGAGCATGCAGTTTGATCCTTGaacttgacagatgaggaaaccaaaaccCACAGAAAGGAGGTGAGCTGCCTAGAATCATACAGGTCTTTAGTCTAAGGGCAGGAGCAGGCATTCAAAACTCTAATGCTAGTTTTGGATTCTTGCCTCCTTCagtgggtaaactgaggctctgCTGGGGAAGAGTATTGGGCTCACAAGATGGGGACTGTTctgagctgtgtggccttggacaagttccTTGAGCCGTGtgagtttcaatttctttgccaGAAAAACCCCTTAGAGTAAGGGAGACGTGAAATAATGCTGTCAGCATGGTGCATAGAGGACAGCGAGCTTCCAGCTGATCTCTGTCTTCACAGCACCTTCAGCTGGGGAACAGCTGTCTCTGGCTAGAGATTTGGGAGGATGTGTGAGGTGAGGATCAGCAGAaagaccccccccccacccctgcttctACCCCGGGCCCTGAGCACCTGTGTCTCCATCCCGGGGCAGGTCCTGGGCTGGCAGGACTTCCTCCAGCCCCCACTGGACAGCTTGCTCTTCAGGGAGCTCAGATACCTCCTGCTAACCGTCCTGGGCCCAGAATCCAGGGTCTCCCCCACGCTGGACCTCTCCCATGGTCCCGGGGGCTGGGGAAGCCTGCTCCCTGGGCAGTGAGGCTCATCCTCCAGCCTGTGGGCTCCGGACACGGCTCCTGGGGTCctgaggagaagagaggagaccTGAGGGTTTCCCTGTCGGGGGAATAGTGAGAATGACAACGGCTCCTGGATGGGGACATTTGAGGTCAGGTGAGCAGTGTTCCCTGAGTCCCTAGCCCCCAGCAGGAGCCTACCAAGTAAGAGTCCCATTTCTCTTGCCAACCCCTTTCTTGGAGGGAACTTCAGCCTTCAAAATGAGTCAGCGTGGGCTAGTTTGCATTCTTTGGGGAACTACACACTTCCCTGTTTAAAATGCAGCCACGTACAAGAAACCCTTCTTCGGCGCACAGAGATTTTAAATGGCCTCCCAGCTCAGCCTCACCTTTGGACTTA includes the following:
- the FGD2 gene encoding FYVE, RhoGEF and PH domain-containing protein 2, giving the protein MEGVHEKKLASVSNLVTVFENSRTPGAVSGAHRLEDEPHCPGSRLPQPPGPWERSSVGETLDSGPRTVSRRYLSSLKSKLSSGGWRKSCQPRTCPGMETQEPEERRIVQELLETEQAYVARLHLLDQVFFQELLKAARSSKAFPEDVVRLIFSNISSIHQFHSQFFLPELQRRLDNWTTTPRIGYVIQKLAPFLKMYSEYVKNFQRAAELLATWTDKSPLFQEVVTRIQSSEASSSLTLQHHMLEPVQRIPRYELLLKEYVQKLPAQAPDRADAQKALDMIFSAAQHSNAAITEMERLQDLWEVYQRLGLDDDIVDPSNTLLREGPVLKISFRRSDPLERYLFLFNNMLLYCVPRVIQVGAHFQVRTRIDVAGMKVRELADAEFPHSFLVSGKQRTLELQARSQEEMISWMQACQAAIDQIEKRNETFKAAVQGPEGEAQERELQSEELGLRAPQWVRDKMVTMCMRCQEPFTALTRRRHHCRACGYVVCARCSDYRAELKYDDNRPNRVCLKCYTFLTGNVLPEDKEDKRHGILEKGSLAGSEHSLMCSFLQLLGDKWGKSGPRGWCVIPRDDPLVLYVYAAPQDMRAHTSIPLLGYQVTAGPPADPRVFHLQQSGQLYTFKAETEELRGRWVQAMKQAARGWSPGDLPGDLSD